Proteins encoded in a region of the Candidatus Krumholzibacteriia bacterium genome:
- a CDS encoding aminotransferase class V-fold PLP-dependent enzyme yields the protein MHPSELPQVTDADRARVRAAFPALADGPVFLENAGGSQVPGVVADAIRDYMLESYVQLGAGYERSRKATATVDAAHAWIERLMRARRGRVILGPSTTSLLHVLSDCYARVLDPGQNVVLAQTGHEANMGPWRNLARHGIEVRIWPMDPTTFSCPLSELERLLDERTALVAIPHVSNLLGEIVDITAITERVHEAGARVVVDGVAYAPHRRIDCDTWNVDWYVFSSYKVYGPHMAALYGRADALAELTGPNHFFIADDDLPYKFELGGPSHEGCAGLLALEAYLAHMLGSTDSAPLDDTALDEAFARMTALELEPTRRLIEFLDSKPAVRVIGPHHAEPSRVGTVSFVHAEHSSRAITEKIDGSGVAIRHGHMYAYDLCQGLGLDPDDGVVRVSLVHYNTPEEIDRLVGVLDPIL from the coding sequence GTGCATCCTTCCGAACTGCCGCAGGTCACCGACGCCGACCGCGCGCGCGTCCGCGCGGCCTTTCCCGCCCTGGCCGACGGCCCCGTGTTCCTGGAGAACGCCGGCGGTTCGCAGGTCCCCGGCGTCGTGGCCGACGCCATCCGCGATTACATGCTCGAGTCCTACGTCCAGCTCGGGGCCGGGTACGAGCGCAGCCGGAAGGCCACGGCCACCGTCGACGCGGCCCACGCGTGGATCGAGCGGCTGATGCGCGCTCGGCGCGGTCGGGTGATCCTGGGTCCGTCGACCACGTCGTTGCTCCACGTCCTGTCCGACTGCTACGCGCGCGTCCTGGACCCCGGTCAGAACGTCGTCCTGGCCCAGACCGGACACGAAGCCAACATGGGCCCCTGGCGGAATCTGGCCCGGCACGGGATCGAAGTCCGGATCTGGCCCATGGACCCCACCACGTTCAGCTGTCCGCTCTCCGAACTCGAGCGTCTGCTCGACGAGCGCACCGCCCTCGTCGCGATCCCACACGTGAGCAACCTGCTCGGCGAGATCGTCGACATCACAGCGATCACCGAACGCGTCCACGAAGCCGGCGCCCGCGTGGTGGTCGACGGCGTCGCCTACGCTCCCCACCGTCGGATCGACTGCGACACCTGGAACGTCGACTGGTACGTGTTCAGCTCCTACAAGGTCTACGGCCCCCACATGGCCGCGCTCTACGGACGCGCCGATGCACTGGCCGAACTGACCGGGCCCAACCACTTCTTCATCGCCGACGACGACCTGCCCTACAAGTTCGAACTGGGCGGCCCGAGTCACGAGGGCTGTGCCGGCCTGCTCGCCCTCGAGGCCTATCTCGCGCACATGCTGGGATCGACCGACTCCGCGCCCCTCGACGATACGGCCCTCGACGAGGCCTTCGCCCGGATGACCGCACTCGAACTCGAACCCACGCGTCGTCTGATCGAGTTCCTCGACTCGAAGCCGGCGGTCCGTGTGATCGGACCCCATCACGCCGAGCCCAGCCGCGTGGGAACGGTGAGCTTCGTCCACGCCGAGCACTCCTCGCGCGCGATCACCGAAAAGATCGACGGCTCCGGCGTGGCGATCCGCCACGGCCACATGTACGCCTACGATCTCTGCCAGGGGCTCGGACTCGACCCCGACGACGGCGTGGTGCGCGTCAGCCTGGTCCACTACAACACGCCCGAGGAGATCGACCGCCTCGTCGGGGTG